The following proteins are co-located in the Leptospira selangorensis genome:
- a CDS encoding L-threonylcarbamoyladenylate synthase: protein MSKNKVTIITEDPSLAAKVLKEGGIVLFPTETVYGLGADARNLSSCLEIYKIKNRPADNPLIVHLGNPALIPDIGEVPEGARILIRQCMPGPLSLVLKKVDKSVFSTGLTTIAVRVPSNPKTLEMLSYFGGPVSAPSANLSGQPSITRLDDAISEFDGYVDLILKGPEPEIGLESTVVDFSISPPKLLRPGYFGWEELQKHVPDLENYSDLKEGETPSSPGVKYKHYSPKAKVVFTENQTPDRESAAIGISLTRGWKFALDLRNNSEYMKNLYSFFRDCDRLGISKIYCFPPANSLGKEALLNRILKAQE from the coding sequence TTGTCAAAAAATAAAGTTACAATCATCACAGAAGATCCTTCTCTCGCAGCAAAAGTTCTGAAAGAGGGAGGGATTGTTCTATTTCCTACCGAGACTGTTTATGGTCTTGGTGCGGACGCTCGGAATCTTTCCTCTTGTTTAGAAATTTATAAAATTAAAAACCGTCCCGCAGATAATCCTTTAATTGTACATTTAGGGAATCCGGCTCTTATTCCGGATATTGGAGAGGTTCCTGAAGGTGCAAGGATCCTGATCAGGCAATGTATGCCAGGTCCTTTAAGTTTGGTATTGAAGAAGGTTGATAAATCCGTTTTTTCTACCGGGCTGACTACGATTGCAGTAAGAGTCCCTTCTAATCCGAAAACTTTAGAAATGCTTTCTTATTTCGGAGGTCCGGTTTCTGCTCCTTCTGCAAATCTTTCAGGACAACCATCTATCACAAGATTAGATGATGCTATTTCTGAGTTTGATGGATACGTGGATCTGATCTTAAAAGGTCCTGAACCTGAAATAGGTTTAGAATCTACCGTTGTTGATTTTTCAATTTCTCCACCTAAACTTCTTCGCCCCGGTTATTTTGGTTGGGAAGAATTACAAAAACATGTTCCTGATCTAGAAAACTATAGTGACTTAAAAGAAGGAGAAACTCCTTCGAGTCCTGGAGTAAAATATAAACATTATTCACCTAAGGCAAAGGTGGTCTTCACAGAAAACCAAACTCCAGACAGAGAATCGGCTGCCATAGGAATAAGCCTAACGAGAGGCTGGAAATTTGCTCTGGATCTTCGTAATAACTCCGAGTATATGAAAAATTTATACTCCTTCTTTAGAGATTGTGATCGATTAGGGATTTCTAAAATTTACTGTTTCCCACCTGCAAACTCACTCGGTAAAGAAGCACTCTTGAACAGAATATTAAAGGCTCAAGAATAG
- a CDS encoding queuosine precursor transporter, with protein MQFHRPFKLFFVLGSIFITFLLMAEVTGSKWFQVTIGSKALTMTLGVIPFPITFIVTDLLNEYYGRRGVRYLTLVGMVMIVLAFFLLQLDMAIPAAGNSPVDDHSFQVVFFNTGQVITGSIVAYLIGQLVDIQVFHLIRKKTKNKLLWLRATGSTIFSQLLDSYVVIFVAYWGTYDFQTLNSISYTNFFYKIFIAIGITPLIYLAHYWIEKYLGEDAHKMAEAALKEGKEEVQPYPG; from the coding sequence ATGCAGTTTCACCGGCCATTCAAACTATTTTTCGTTTTAGGTTCCATCTTCATAACCTTCTTATTAATGGCAGAGGTGACTGGCTCTAAATGGTTCCAAGTAACGATCGGAAGTAAGGCCTTAACCATGACCTTAGGTGTAATTCCATTTCCGATCACATTTATCGTAACGGACCTTTTGAATGAGTATTATGGAAGAAGAGGTGTTAGATACCTAACCCTAGTTGGGATGGTAATGATCGTTTTGGCATTCTTCCTTCTTCAATTGGATATGGCTATTCCTGCGGCAGGAAATTCGCCTGTAGATGATCATTCCTTTCAGGTGGTATTCTTTAATACAGGGCAAGTGATCACAGGCTCTATCGTGGCTTACCTAATCGGACAGCTTGTGGACATCCAAGTCTTCCATTTGATCCGGAAGAAGACCAAAAACAAACTTCTTTGGCTTAGAGCCACCGGTTCGACAATTTTCTCACAACTGCTGGATTCTTATGTCGTTATCTTTGTTGCCTATTGGGGAACTTACGATTTCCAAACACTGAACTCAATCTCGTACACGAACTTCTTCTATAAGATCTTTATTGCGATCGGGATCACTCCTTTGATCTACCTCGCCCATTACTGGATCGAAAAGTATCTAGGAGAAGATGCTCATAAAATGGCAGAGGCAGCTCTCAAAGAAGGAAAAGAAGAGGTCCAACCTTATCCGGGTTGA
- a CDS encoding glycosyl hydrolase family 18 protein, translating into MNPNDEPYTPEDLIRPVPYQAKKQPLWQTSLVSLTWFLLSGISFYLGLQALKADPKTASTQTGTEQVAFQNTTLKSDLAPTEGAWESWKKWWNSNNTSSESDGTSNTVSSFQSEIEEDPAFRASTWFSDYEAMKRTVHLYNEIHPFIYGFKGRETNNGDLYSLWGSAQKHARVAELRSLNPRVKIIPTIFRWENKNEKISENIGLNGRNDIRDKHIQNILYEVDTYGFDGIDIDYEGMSCEKKEKFEEFIVILSKEIHKRGKLLSVAVHPKTAAKKTGLKACKGLKEKINMDFAENWRGPMTHDYAFLAKHADRVKVMAYELHPRKYRNPGPGPQAPNVWIRNIITYAKERVPAKKLYMAIPTYGYDWALNCNAKIKAVYWSDALKRQQLGVTKQPTNITQVLADNKNSDSWTNLSKFSWVHQGKTYEDPSIWYKSEGCDRVAFFMNRKAFEEKMTLLRSYDIGGFSFWQLLSDNDPGINDYLELLVTNKLPPVPKAKKLPESPNPDVKQAPPEEGQEEAKNTQDLVKK; encoded by the coding sequence ATGAATCCAAACGATGAACCTTACACCCCAGAGGACTTGATCCGCCCCGTCCCATACCAAGCTAAAAAGCAGCCTCTCTGGCAAACAAGCCTAGTGAGCCTGACTTGGTTTTTGCTTTCCGGAATTTCTTTTTATCTAGGACTCCAAGCCCTAAAGGCAGATCCTAAAACTGCTTCTACCCAAACCGGAACAGAACAAGTAGCATTCCAAAATACTACTCTCAAATCAGATCTGGCTCCTACAGAGGGGGCCTGGGAATCTTGGAAGAAATGGTGGAATTCCAACAATACTTCTTCCGAGTCAGATGGAACTTCCAATACTGTAAGTTCTTTCCAGTCTGAAATAGAAGAAGATCCTGCTTTTAGAGCTTCTACTTGGTTCTCAGATTATGAGGCGATGAAACGTACAGTTCATCTATATAATGAGATTCATCCATTTATCTATGGATTTAAAGGAAGAGAGACTAATAACGGAGATCTTTATTCTCTTTGGGGATCTGCTCAAAAACACGCACGTGTTGCAGAACTTAGGTCTTTAAATCCAAGAGTAAAGATCATTCCTACCATTTTCCGCTGGGAAAATAAGAATGAGAAGATCTCAGAGAATATCGGTCTGAACGGACGTAATGATATCAGAGACAAACATATCCAGAATATTCTATACGAAGTAGATACTTACGGTTTCGACGGTATTGATATTGATTATGAAGGAATGAGCTGCGAGAAAAAAGAGAAGTTCGAAGAATTCATCGTTATTCTTTCGAAAGAAATCCACAAACGTGGCAAACTTCTTTCTGTAGCCGTTCACCCTAAAACTGCCGCTAAAAAAACCGGCCTAAAAGCATGTAAGGGTTTAAAAGAAAAAATTAATATGGATTTTGCTGAGAATTGGAGAGGTCCAATGACCCACGATTACGCATTCTTAGCAAAACATGCAGACCGTGTGAAGGTGATGGCTTACGAACTTCATCCTCGTAAGTATAGAAACCCAGGACCTGGACCTCAGGCTCCAAACGTTTGGATCAGAAATATTATCACTTACGCAAAAGAAAGAGTTCCTGCTAAAAAATTGTATATGGCAATCCCAACTTACGGATATGATTGGGCGCTAAATTGTAATGCGAAGATCAAGGCTGTATATTGGTCGGACGCATTAAAACGCCAACAATTAGGTGTGACCAAACAACCTACTAATATCACCCAAGTTTTAGCGGATAATAAGAACTCGGATTCGTGGACAAATCTTTCCAAGTTTAGCTGGGTTCACCAAGGTAAAACTTATGAGGATCCAAGTATCTGGTATAAGTCGGAAGGTTGTGATCGTGTTGCTTTTTTCATGAACAGAAAAGCTTTCGAAGAGAAAATGACTCTATTAAGATCTTATGATATTGGTGGATTCTCTTTCTGGCAGTTATTATCCGATAATGATCCAGGTATCAATGATTATTTGGAATTACTTGTGACTAATAAACTTCCACCTGTTCCAAAGGCTAAAAAACTGCCTGAGAGTCCGAATCCTGATGTAAAACAGGCTCCTCCGGAAGAAGGTCAGGAAGAAGCCAAGAATACACAGGATCTTGTCAAAAAATAA